In the genome of Nocardia sp. NBC_00416, one region contains:
- a CDS encoding ferredoxin — MKIEADLDLCQGHAVCAAEAPDVFSVPKRGQVEILDANPGPELKADVDNAVRYCPTQALMLVADEG, encoded by the coding sequence ATGAAAATCGAGGCCGATCTGGACCTGTGCCAAGGACACGCCGTCTGCGCGGCCGAAGCACCCGATGTCTTCTCCGTCCCCAAACGCGGCCAGGTGGAGATCCTCGACGCGAATCCCGGCCCGGAGCTGAAAGCCGACGTCGACAACGCGGTCCGCTACTGCCCCACCCAGGCCCTCATGCTCGTCGCCGACGAGGGATGA
- a CDS encoding nuclear transport factor 2 family protein, whose protein sequence is MTGFDRAELDEMVRRWIAENERCEKLGDWKPLAQMYTVDATYGWNYGPTDEFMAVGRDEIRDLALGQEMEGLEGWQYPYQQFVIDERSGDAIGFWKQVYDTTPRADGSKYTVNGIGGSWFRYGGDYQWSWQRDFFDFGNVSALFLEMMTDKAMSDGMNQRIAKATSGRLPGWYKIGTSPAPLW, encoded by the coding sequence ATGACAGGTTTCGATCGCGCCGAACTCGATGAGATGGTGCGCCGCTGGATCGCCGAGAACGAGCGCTGCGAGAAACTCGGCGACTGGAAGCCGCTGGCGCAGATGTACACCGTCGACGCCACCTACGGCTGGAACTACGGTCCCACCGACGAATTCATGGCCGTGGGCCGGGACGAGATCCGCGACCTGGCGCTGGGCCAGGAAATGGAGGGCCTGGAGGGCTGGCAGTACCCCTACCAGCAGTTCGTGATCGACGAACGCAGCGGCGACGCCATCGGCTTCTGGAAGCAGGTGTACGACACCACACCGCGCGCCGACGGCAGCAAGTACACGGTGAACGGGATCGGCGGCAGCTGGTTCCGGTACGGCGGCGACTACCAGTGGTCGTGGCAGCGCGACTTCTTCGACTTCGGGAACGTGTCCGCGCTGTTCCTGGAGATGATGACCGATAAGGCGATGTCGGACGGTATGAACCAGCGCATCGCCAAGGCCACGTCCGGCCGGCTGCCCGGCTGGTACAAGATCGGCACCTCGCCGGCTCCCCTGTGGTGA
- a CDS encoding carboxymuconolactone decarboxylase family protein — protein MSDPTPQPTVRERGLAKMAEVYGWEFKDGPGEHFAVTADHLFADIWSRPGLTLRDRRLLLLGALTAQGLFDVAGIQIGAALQNEELDETELREISLFLCHYVGWPAGTSLDHVIGAQLDQHAKKARKAAQNGH, from the coding sequence ATGAGCGACCCCACCCCCCAGCCCACCGTGCGTGAACGCGGGCTGGCCAAGATGGCGGAAGTCTACGGATGGGAATTCAAGGACGGCCCCGGCGAGCATTTCGCCGTCACCGCCGACCACCTGTTCGCCGATATCTGGTCGCGCCCCGGCCTCACCCTGCGCGACCGCCGGCTGCTGCTGCTCGGGGCGCTCACCGCACAGGGACTCTTCGACGTCGCCGGCATCCAGATCGGCGCCGCCCTGCAGAACGAGGAACTCGACGAGACCGAATTGCGCGAGATCTCCCTGTTCCTGTGCCACTACGTCGGCTGGCCGGCCGGGACCTCACTGGACCACGTGATCGGCGCCCAACTCGACCAGCACGCCAAGAAGGCCAGGAAGGCCGCCCAGAACGGTCACTGA